From Amblyraja radiata isolate CabotCenter1 unplaced genomic scaffold, sAmbRad1.1.pri scaffold_1020_ctg1, whole genome shotgun sequence, a single genomic window includes:
- the LOC116969685 gene encoding gastrula zinc finger protein XlCGF49.1-like, which produces MPFGCSTCDKSFAEMSGLRRLRQVHNSERPFTCSDCGKSFKSMPELKVHRRLHSGEQPYTCSDSGKGITSSKKLLEHRRTHTGERPFTCDQSGKGYTHSNSLLSHERVHAVDRPFPSPVCGERFAMANHTLSHQHVHTSDQPYDCPYCGGYGNTSGYRDCDGEGFRSRCCGRRGGDVSGH; this is translated from the exons atGCCCttcggctgctccacctgcgacaAGAGCTTTGCCGAGATGTCAGGGCTAAGGCGGCTCCGGCAGGTGCAcaacagtgagcggcccttcacttgctccgactgcggcaaaagcTTCAAGTCGATGCCAGAACTGAAGGTACACAGGCGCCTGCACTCCGGGGAGCAGCCCTACACATGCAGCGACAGCGGCAAGGGCATCACCAGTTCTAAAAAGCTGTTGGAGCAccggcgcacccacactggcgagcgcccgttCACCTGCGACCAGAGCGGCAAGGGCTACACCCACTCcaacagcctgctgtcccacgagcgggtgcacgccgttgaccgtcccttccccagcccggtgtgtggagagcgctttgccatggccaaccacaccctgtctcaccagcatgtgCACACCAGtgaccagccctacgactgcccgtactgcgggggTTACGGCAACACCAGCGGATATAGAGActgtgatggagaag ggtttaggagccgttgctgtgggcgGAGAGGCGGggatgtgagcggccattga